CGGAGTCCAAGGACATCGAGTCTCGCACAGCATCGCGAAATACTTCCaaataaagaaagaagataTCCTATCAGCGTTCAATCTCACTCCATTTAGAAAATCTCTGTCCTCTTTCGGGATATTACGAATTCCGATCCGATTTtagaattttctcgaaaatgttcgaaaataaaaatagtccTAAAATAGGATCGGATTGTCGTAGAGAATGATTTGGCGTGTCGCGACCCATCGATAGGCCCTCGTAGCTTCCGTCTGCCCGAAGAGCCATCTGCCAACTAGACCGTTCGGAGGGTCGTAAAGAAAAAAGCCGTAGAGCAGGCGGGCAGCTGCTAGGGGGAAAGCAAATGGTAGCTCTGTATTAAGTAGGCGGCGACGCCATTTTGTTGGTTCCCTACCAGGACCCGCAACCTTTTCCGTTCAACGTAACTCTCGCGATCCATTTTCTCTGGTCTCGATCGATTTTCACGCGCGGTGGAGGCGTCGCGGTTTACGAAATAATTGGACCATTGACCGGCCCATTCAGCCATTCTACGATGCTGCTTTCCGTGCGATCGATTCGAGGCCAAACGAGAGGCCGAGTGCATAAATCGGGCAAATTGTGTTATGCTAATTGCACAGGTTCGATGTTACAGTCCCCGTTTCTATATATAGCGATGACATTGGTGACTCATATCTCGCTACAGCGATACATGTACATTGCGTGTACAGGTACGATGGGTGGGAGGTAACAGGGCTGGGCGATCTTAGCTTCCCACTAACGATATTCATATATGGTCACACAGCTCGATACAGGCGTCGTTTCCATGTAGGACGCTGCAATGGATCACGTAGGTGTGCGCCCGAGATCGCGTTCGCCTATATATTCTCCTCGGTTCGAGTAATTGCTCAATGCTCCTCGAATGTCGAATTTCGAATTGTTCGGATCGAGACGGCGGCTGCACACGCTCGCATCTACCGGCATCTTGGACAAACACCGTTCGCGTGAACGGTTCTCGACCTATGATAAGCTCGTAGCCGGTGAGGAAGTACTCGCGGAGATACGCTATCGGGTCCAACATTTTTCGAATCGAATCGGCGAATGAAAAACGGTTGCTTTGTTGAAAAACAGTCGCGTCTACGTGTACGtgcgtatgtatatatatatatatatatatacattcgcGACGTTCGTCGCGGCACTCTTCCTTCCTACACCGATTTCCAGAAATACATTCGGAGGGAGGTGGGGGTCTTTGAACTATAACGAAGAGAAATACGCGCATTCTTTGAGTCGAGGAgactgccgccgccgctgctgccaCCGTCTCCGTTGCCGACCGCGGGGCACGCGCTGCATCGCTGCGTTTTCGTGTTACGCGTTCGCTCGGGTCGAGGTACGTAGTAGGAATCCTTCGCTACGGTTAAAGCGGCATCCGTTGTTCGTACGGAACAAAAGAATGTAAAATCAAGAAAAACCATACGTGTATATATCAGGAAAATAGCTCTCATTACGGTGGGTTTTTAATGAACTCGCGCATTACGAGTAATTACACACGGCTACCACTCACCGTCGAGGAGGTCGTCGAACCGTACGCTCTCGGTCGATACCACGGAAGACTGGAAACGGATGCGAGGATAATCACGGAAAGACAGCAACGGTCAGCTAACGCGAATCATCATCGATCGTTGTTCCCACCGACGCGTTCCGCGAGAACCTCGAGTACCGTTGGAATTCTTCGGAGGGATCTCGTTCTCGTTCTTCCGGTAATCGGGGAAATTGTTTGTTGCAGTTTTGGGAAATCATCAGCGACGAGCATGGCATCGACCCGACTGGCACCTATCACGGCGACTCCGATCTTCAGTTGGAACGCATCAACGTCTACTACAATGAAGCGTCCGGCGGCAAATACGTGCCCCGCGCCATTCTCGTCGACTTGGAGCCAGGAACCATGGACTCTGTTCGCTCGGGACCCTTCGGACAAATCTTCAGACCCGACAACTTCGTGTTCGGGCAATCCGGCGCCGGCAACAACTGGGCCAAGGGTCATTATACCGAGGGCGCCGAGTTGGTCGACTCGGTCCTCGACGTTGTCAGGAAGGAGGCCGAGAGCTGCGACTGCCTGCAAGGCTTCCAGCTGACTCACTCCCTCGGCGGTGGTACCGGATCCGGCATGGGTACCCTGCTCATCTCTAAAATCCGCGAAGAATATCCCGACAGGATCATGAACACATACTCGGTCGTACCGTCCCCGAAAGTCTCCGACACCGTCGTGGAACCGTACAACGCGACCCTCTCCGTTCACCAGCTCGTCGAGAACACCGACGAAACCTACTGTATCGACAACGAGGCCCTCTACGACATTTGCTTCCGCACTCTGAAACTGTCCACGCCCACCTACGGTGACCTGAACCATCTCGTCTCTCTCACAATGTCCGGTGTCACGACTTGCCTGAGGTTCCCCGGCCAGCTGAACGCTGACCTGAGGAAACTCGCCGTAAACATGGTTCCGTTCCCGCGTCTCCACTTCTTCATGCCAGGTTTCGCTCCACTCACCTCCCGCGGCAGCCAACAGTACAGAGCTCTTTCGGTGCCCGAGCTCACCCAGCAAATGTTCGACGCGAAGAACATGATGGCCGCCTGCGACCCCCGACACGGAAGGTACCTCACCGTAGCCGCCATCTTCCGTGGCAGAATGTCCATGAAGGAGGTCGACGAACAGATGCTGAACATCCAGAACAAGAACAGCTCGTACTTCGTCGAATGGATCCCGAACAACGTCAAGACTGCCGTCTGCGACATTCCACCCCGCGGCCTGAAGATGTCCGCCACCTTCATCGGCAACTCCACGGCCATCCAGGAACTGTTCAAGAGAATCTCCGAGCAATTCACCGCCATGTTCAGGAGAAAGGCTTTCCTCCATTGGTACACCGGCGAGGGCATGGACGAGATGGAGTTCACCGAGGCCGAGTCCAACATGAACGATCTGGTCTCCGAATACCAACAATACCAGGAAGCCACCGCGGACGAGGACGCAGAGTTCGACGAGGAGCAGGAGGCCGAGGTCGACGAGAACTAAAGAAACGCGCGACCTCTTACCATCCACGAGAAAACAGAGCCCCCGTtatctcttctctctctcctctctctctctccccctgtcccccctctgcctctctctctctctctatcttcaCTCATGCCGCTTCTTAACTCTGCGTTTACCTCCcgtcttttttatttcttttttacagACTGTTCTTTCCACCATGGTGAAAAACAGGCGCGCCTTTTCCGATTAATTTCGTACTCGCCGAATGATTCGAGAGAAATACTTTGTCGTTCCCTTTATTTTCTACGCGGTTTCTCTTTCAATTTACCGTTTACGAGGCGCGTCTTTGTATCCAGTGTATACCGCTGTCGCGGTCACCAccgtttttaaataaattattatgatataaGTGTATGTTTTATAAGAATCCCCATTATATATTAGCCCCATaagtgccgccgccgccgcatcAGACGATTggttttgtatttataaaactacattgtaggcgtatttgtatttatatttgtctCTTTTTATCTACCGACTTTTATACCATGACAAAATAGATCTGAATAAAGTAGATCATTCTACCCAGCAATATCAATGAAGCTGTCACAACTGTGCGTACCACCAGTCTTTCGGTTTGCGATTCGGACGACGCGACTCTGTTGATATTTACTTTCGACCGTTTGCTCTTGGTTAcgaatcaaaattataaacatcGTTCGAACGCACGTTGGCCGCGGTGGAAGAAGACGGCGGAAACGGGATTTAGGAAGGGATCGACCGCACGGCGATTCGATCGTTGGATCGTGCCGCCATCTGTTGAAAACGCAACATGCTCGGTTCGTTCGTAATGACTCATTCGTGCACGGGTACTCCTGTTTTGCAGATACCGAATTTATTGGCCGACAGAAGCCGAAATCGATTGGCAATTAATTGGCAACCGTGTCCCACGGCAAAGGACGACCCGACGTGTCATCGCTACGGCGTTTCGAAGAGTCAAAGGGCGCGTTCGGCTCGGCAACGTTCAACGAATCTGCCCGTCGTTATCCTCCGCGAACATCGGATGGTTTGCAACAGGATGCAGACGGTTTGCGGTTTATACGGGTAGACCGACGTTTAGATTATCGGAATTTTAACCGCAGCTAGTCCTATCGTTTAACCGAATAACGGATTAACGGGATACAGTTAAGTCGATGAAATCGATTCGGATCGAATAATCGGATCCGACGAGTTGCGGTGAACGAGTTTGGGCGAACGACTCGCGATCGTTTTCCAGTCTGTCCGATCTTTCGaccgaatatatatatatatatatatatacatttcggGAAACGTACCATTGAAAACGCGAATCCGTATTCGTGCTGCGGTAACCGACAGGAACCGGAAAGCGCATCCCACGGCGATTAATTGCATTCACGTCGATTGTTCCATACGTTTAACAGCCGaacgaagaaacgaaacgaaacgaaacgaaacgaaacgaaacgacccGGGGCGGTTTCTGTTTGACAAAGCTACAGACGGGCGGAGTTGCCGGCATGACTCATCGTCCGGCTATAGTTATGTACGTGGCTGCGTGGCGTGCCGTGGCCTGCTCGTCTCGGCGTCTCGCTTCGCAAATTCGATCCACTTCGAGACGCCGCGCGCTAATTGCAAAGTTTATTGTACGCCGAAACGCGCGAGGCTTGCCGCTCGAGCTCCCTGCCTATGTAAAAATCACGCGATTTAGATAGCGGCTTGGATAGTAATTTAGATAGCAGATGGCGAGTAAAAGAAATTCGCCGAACCGAGCTACGTTGCGCGGAGGGGCTCGCGATCGAACAATTCCAGCCTATCGCGAAACCGCGATGCGGGCGAACAACCGATAAATGGACGTAGCCCCGCCAGAGTTGGTTTTCCGAGGTAACCGTTAACGATCGTTCATCGAACACGACGAAAACTATATAGCAAGCGAACTGCGAAATGCCGAAGCGACGCGACGTGGAAGCATTAGCCGTAAAACCGCGTACGGCGGACGAAGGGTTTCAAAGTGGTCGCGACTTGGGTCGGAATGAGGAATACGGAGTGCGATACGTTCGGAATTTTCTGGAAAATTAAGGAGGAGGCTGTGCAGTCGATCGAACGTTAGACGAAGAACCGATATAGGCGAGAGGCATAGCGAGTGAGATGCGACGACCGAAAGTAACGACGAGCCGCACgattttcgaacgtttcgtggAAACGAGCAAAGAGCAGCGATTCGGAAAGGACACGGGGCTGAGCGAAAGATAGGGACAAAGTTACAATAATAGAAGAAGGGTTTTTAGAGCGGTAGGGGATCGTGGAAGCGCAGCTGGAGCCTCGTCTCCGTTATCGCCTTCCCCGACGAACAACGCAGGAAACGCACAGCCGTTTCGAGGATGAGTCACGCACGCTCGGGCGGAAAGGGATAGAAAATACGCTTTCCCGGATTGCCGAATGCGCTGCGAGAAAAGGAGGAATTCGCTCGTGGAACCGCAAGGTCGCGGATCCGAAAGATATCTACGGTTGAGTTGCTCTTCCGGTGGACGCGCCTCGAGTCCATCGAACAGGAAATCCTGTTCCTTCTCCTCGGCTTTTATTTCCATATGCTCGGACCGCGAATGCTAAACGCGGCGGCGTTCGTGCGAAGGGTTTCTCGCAGGGCGCCGACCGACGATCGATCCCTTCGATCGCAACGTTTCGCCGAAGAACGAGAAACGGCCGGGACGGGGTTGCGACGAGCGCCGCTTGTTCGGGAAAAAGGGATTTCTTCGAGGTTTTTCGTCTCGGTATCCAGACTAGGCCGTGTATCCGATCGGATGGTATCCTCGCGAGAGGCTCGTTGTCCGTTTTCCTCGTCGGCCGGAGAGTCCTCTCCCCCTCTGCGCGTTTCGCGAAGCAATCGGCTTTAGAGACGGGACGCGACGGGACTGGCCGGGCTGGGACGGGCTGGGACGGgtcgggacgggacgggacgggacgggaagagacgagacgagacgagtcgAAGCGAGTCGAGAGTCGCCCTCAGGACACCGACACGAGCGCGTTTCCTCGTCAGTATTGCTCCACAGGCTCCGCACCACTCCGCTTCAGTCCACCGGCACTCCTGCGCGACACGACAGTCGGCTCGGTAGCACCCGCTTCGCTGCACACGCTCTCTGCTCGCGTCTACGAGACCAGCCGGCCATCCGCAGTTTTCCGTCACGGGAGGAGGACGTTCGAGGGATCAGCTGTTGTCAGACGGCGCATCGTTTCTCCCCGGTTCGCAAAGGGCACTCGAGGCGCGCGACTAAGCTCAGGATGAGGGAGATCGTGCATCTGCAGGCTGGACAATGCGGGAACCAGATCGGCGCAAAGGTACATTTCGGGAAACGCGGTCATTCGTACGGTTCGCTTTTGCTCGCTCGAATACCGTCGCGGACAGATGCAACGCGTCCGGCCGGAAGCCCGCTTCTTCTTTCTCGCCTCCGAAATTCGTCGTCTCTCGAAACGAACAGAGACGCGCGGCTCTTTCGCTCAAGGTCGAGGCGCGTTCAACCGAGCCGGTAATCGAATTAAAGATAAGGCGGCGCTCGGCAATCAGCAGGAATTTAAAGAGCCCTCTTCTTCGTCCGGTCGCCGCGAAGAGTCTCGAGCGTGCCGCCCGGGCAGCGGTCGCCGCGCGAAAATAAGCGAGCGTATCATTCGCGGAAATAACGTTGCGCTTCGCTCGGCGGGTCTCCGgtatttttcatgttttccaGCAGGTCGGCGTTCGCGTGAACGAAAGTTGGTCTCGAAGGGGACGCGTTTTCAGAGACAACCGGATGAGAGTTTCTACGCGCCGAAAGCGAACCGTCGAACGTGAAGGGACGCCAGTCATTGTTCTCGCGGAGCTCGTCTCGCGCGGCTGCGTCGAACCAGCTCGTGAATCGCCAAGTGCTCGACGcgaacgaaccaacgaacggacggacggtcgGTCGGAGCGTTTCCGCGCGAGTCGCAACAAAGTTCGCGTTCGCTCGCGGATTCCGCGATCGGTTTCTGGGCCGATCGTTAAGCTGTTCCACACGGAAAACGATGCCGGCCAACCGAGCGTAAATCGTAAAGCATTCGAAACAAAGGGGAGAAGAGGCGACGCGGACGCTCGGTTGGACCGCACGGTTCGGCTAATTGGACGAGAAAGAGAACGAGCGACGGTAATTGGCTGTGCCGCTCCGATAATCAATAATTAACGGTATCTCCTTTCTAGATTTCGAGCAAGTTCCGCGGCGCGGATCTATCGCGGTTCTCGATCGCCGAGCGAGCGGCCGAGCGATCGAtcgagtcgttcccgctgcgcgatCCGAGGGGGTCTCGGCTGGGGATGGAGGGTTCGCGTGCGAACCGGGGTATTCTTGGGGCGCCGATggaatcgcgtcgcgtcgcgtcgcgtcgccgccatCACCGACGCTGCCCGCCTATTAATAGAGGAGAGAAAATAGTGAAAGCCGGCCGAATGAAAAAGAGCAACGGCATAGGTCGAGGGAAAGGGTGCTGCTCTCCCCCTGCCAGGGGGCAGAAGCCGCGTTAATTTCGTGCGCCTCTATTTTTAGACGCCGCGCGTTATCCTTGTCCGCGCTCGACCGTCTCCGAGGCGTTTCCTTCTTTCTATCGAGGATTCCTCCGACTCGTTCGCCTTTATGTTGCAGTTCTGGGAAGTGATCTCCGAGGAGCACGGCATCGACCAGTCCGGAATCTACCACGGGGACAGCGATCTCCAACTGGAACGGATTTCCGTCTACTACAACGAGGCTTCCGGTAAGGAGAACTTTTCGCGCGAGAGAACAATCTCGATTCGCCGCCGTATCGCGCGCATCGGCCGATTCGCTTTAGCGAATTCCTCGCGACGTTCGAAAATAGAAGCATCTCTCGCCGCGATAGGAGGAACGCGGGAAAAAAGAAGGCCGGGGACAAGagggcgacggcgacggcgacagTCGCGTTTAGGCTCGAAATAGCTGGTCCACCCCTGGTTCTGACGCGAACTTACCGCGACGGAGTCGAGTCGACTggtttcgcggttttcgcgTCGCCGGCCGTCGACCGGTCTACGCGCGCATGCCGGCCGTTTCCGAAATGTAAATGGTCGCGCGGCTAATTTGCAGGCACCGTGCAGGCACGAGCGCGGCATTCGAAGCCGTATACGATCGATTCGTTTCCGTCGGCCTTTCGGAGCCATCGTCGCCGCGAGTTTTCGACTGGAATTACAATAACCCCGAAACCCGATTAACATGGACGGCACGCGTGTCTGCGCACGAGTCCTTTCTACGGACACGGCGGTGCGCGAGAAAAGTCCTTGCGAAAACCTCCGGTATCGGCGTGCTCCGCGGCGGTAATTGATTTCGGTCGACGCGCTGTTTCAGTCGCCACCTCGACGAATGGGGGCAAATACGTGCCGAGGGCTATACTTCTCGACCTGGAGCCGGGCACCATGGACGCGGTGCGCTCCGGCGCCTACGGGAAGCTCTTCAGGCCGGACAATTTCGTGTTCGGTCAGTCGGGCGCCGGCAACAACTGGGCCAAGGGTCACTACACCGAGGGAGCTGAGCTGGTCGACTCGGTGCTCGACGTCGTCCGGAAGGAATGCGAAAACTGCGACTGCCTCCAGGGATTCCAGCTGACCCACTCGCTCGGAGGCGGCACCGGCTCCGGAATGGGGACGTTGCTCATCTCGAAGATTCGCGAGGAGTATCCCGACCGGATCATGAACACTTACTCGGTGATGCCGTCGCCGAAAGTCTCCGACACAGTGGTCGAGCCGTACAACGCGACCCTCTCCGTG
This genomic window from Nomia melanderi isolate GNS246 chromosome 9, iyNomMela1, whole genome shotgun sequence contains:
- the LOC116432481 gene encoding tubulin beta-1 chain, coding for MREIVHIQAGQCGNQIGAKFWEIISDEHGIDPTGTYHGDSDLQLERINVYYNEASGGKYVPRAILVDLEPGTMDSVRSGPFGQIFRPDNFVFGQSGAGNNWAKGHYTEGAELVDSVLDVVRKEAESCDCLQGFQLTHSLGGGTGSGMGTLLISKIREEYPDRIMNTYSVVPSPKVSDTVVEPYNATLSVHQLVENTDETYCIDNEALYDICFRTLKLSTPTYGDLNHLVSLTMSGVTTCLRFPGQLNADLRKLAVNMVPFPRLHFFMPGFAPLTSRGSQQYRALSVPELTQQMFDAKNMMAACDPRHGRYLTVAAIFRGRMSMKEVDEQMLNIQNKNSSYFVEWIPNNVKTAVCDIPPRGLKMSATFIGNSTAIQELFKRISEQFTAMFRRKAFLHWYTGEGMDEMEFTEAESNMNDLVSEYQQYQEATADEDAEFDEEQEAEVDEN